ggaaactgaagcattTGGATTTGGATCCAGGTGGGACATCCCAGCGCCCCCAACTAAACAGTCCAGGGCAGGGAAACCGGGGTACTCATTGTCCCATTTTTAAGGCACATGGTCCTgagctggaagaggggaaagacaagagTGGGGAAGAGTGAGCCAGAACAGTCTGGGATGGGTGAATGCAGATTTCTGGATGATCAGATTTTGGTGGGCGACTTGGCCGTCTCGCTTGGGCTGAATTGTTCCATCCTCAGTTTGGGGCGGGCTATACACCACCATCTGGAGACTCTGAGTGAAGAGGGAACGCAGGGTGAGGAGGGACGTCCCCCGGCCTCCAACGttatcctccttcccttccctcccaatccctctccctttctccaggtcTCCTACAGCCAAGGAGGgctctcctgcccccttcccacgTGACGGAGGGAACTTACCTGTGGGAGCAGCCGTGTGCCTCTTGCGTAGAGAGGGGAAGATAGTGTAGGCATCATAGGCAAAGAGAACGGCAGCCAGAAACCCAAAcacctgaggagggagaggaaaagtaaCAAGAGGTCATACGCTTATTTGGCTGCGGTAGGAAAAACAAGGGAAGCAGAAATGACTTAGGTGAGGAGGAACCTAGAGGCCGGTCTCTtagcctctttcccccacccccttcagcaGAGAGGATGTCCTGGACGGGCGAAGGCTAATTTGTGATCTGGGGGAACTGGTGGCCCCGATTAGGTAAGGGCCCCGGCTGAAAAGTCTCATCTGTCCCCTGGGTCTGccctcctcaactccccctctaaAAAGTTCTTACCCCTGCGGCAATGGCAACGCCATCCCTGCTCCTTATCAACACAATGAGGGAGGTGATGAAGAACAGCAGGGAAGCGATGGCAGCGCGAAAGAAATCctaggtggagggaagagaacgAATCAGCATCAGTTCCATGATGCCGCCACTCCCTgggtccctcctccttttctgggtccaccaccccttccccagatCGCCCTGGCCCATCAACACTTACGGTCCAGAACCAGTTGATGAAATTGAGCTGGTGGTGGAAATTGCACATGAAGATGATGAAGAGTACGACGGCCATGACGAGTTCGACTATGGGTAATGTGGAATAGCCAACTGTATATGAGGCACCGTAGCAGATTAGGATCACCACACACAAAATCTGAGCAAGACACAAGTTGGAAATTGCCGTCAGGTTAGAATCCCATGCCCGGCCCTCTACCAAAGACGGAAGAGACCCAAAGAGGATCGgtgtaattgattttaaagtctgtctccacgCTTCCCCCCCGGTCCCGCTTTAGACCTTAAACTCCTCCAAGACAGGGATAGTATCCAcgacctctattgtactcttccaagtgtttactacagtgttctgcacagagtaatcactcaataaatattaccgattgattGGTGTAGGGGGTGTGAatggttgtagtgtactctcccgagagcttcttacagtgttctgcacacggtaagtgctcagtaagtacaattgaatgaatgaatgggagacggGATGAGGAAGGGCAGTGCTGGAGTGGAAGATCCTCTTTCTaggatgtgcctcagtttccccttccatCTGCCCATCGTGTTGGAGCTCTGGGGTAACCTGCCTGAACTGGTTCGTTCTTTGTTTTGccttttagtggtatttgctaagcgcttatcaggcactgtattaagatccgGGAGAGATGCGAGCTTATCTGGTTGGACCGAGCccctgtgccacacggggctcacagtcttaatccccatttttcagatgaggaaactgaggcacagggaatctaggtgactttcccaaggccacagagcaggcaagttcgTGGAAAGAATGACCCAGTgacatcgtttagactgtgagcccgttatggggcagggatggtctctatctgttgccgaattgtacgctccaagcgcttagtccagtgctctgcacctagtaagcattcaataaatactattgaatgaatcctctagAGGAGGGATGAGAGCAATGAAGAGTGGAGttttctagggcgggagagggataCTGCCACCGATGAGGAGAGGCCACCATTGCCGGGCGGggaaagtggggataataatgatggtatttgataagcgcttactacgtgccaagcaccgttctaagcgccggggggttacaaggtgatcaggttgtcccacgtggggctcacagtcttcatgcccattttacagttgaggtgactgaggcccagagaagcgacttgcccggagtcacccagctgataagcgaaacagcgtggctcagtggaaagagcccgggcttgggagtcagagttcatgggttcgaatcccgactctaccacttgtcagctgactgtgggcaagtcacttcacttctctgtgcctcagttccctcatctgtaacatggggattaactgtgagcctcacgtgggacaacctgatgacccggtatctcccccagcgcttagatcagtgctctgcacagagtaagcgcttaacaaatatcgacattatgttatgttcatgagttcgaatcccagctctgccgcttgccagctgtgtgactgtgggcaagtcacttcacttctctgggcctcagtgacggcctctgtaaaatggggattaagactgggagccccacgtgggaccacctgattcccctgcgtccaccccagcgcttagaacagtgctcggcacatagtaagcgcttaacacacatcaACATTTtataagcggcggagcggggatttgaacccccgactctttccactgaggcccgcTGCTTCTGGGGGAGCGGCTGGAAAGCGGGTTTCCTGGCTTCAGGCCGGGTGTcggaaggaggaaggcagagggagggagatggagggcgcAGATAagcgccccggggccgggggcagatgcgGGCCGAGAAGCCGGGCCCCAGCTGCTCTCCGCTCTAAAAGCGGCGgttaagggggaaagggaggggcgtTGCCATGGCGACGGGCCCAACACGGCCGTGCGCCTGCGCGGagaggcggcggagggggcggcgggagcgCGCGGCTGAGGCGGGGCGGCGGGAGCGCGCGGCCGAGGCGGAGCGGCCCCCAGCGGGCCGggtcatcccccccgccccccccggccggaccccctccccaccccttccgggCCCCGCCCTGGGTGCGGCCGGTCCCCCGCCTCCGGCagcggaggggcggaggcggccTCCCTCCGAGGAAAGCcggccgtcagtcagtcagtccgtccgtccgcccgcccgcccgctcgctCCCCAGCCGCCGGCCACGCCCGCGCACGGGGACGCGCGCGCCGAGGCCGGCGCGGACTCGCCCCGCTCCCGCGCATGCGCGGTAGCGCGGACCCTCCGcgagagggagcggggggcgcCCAGGCCCCGCGCCCAGAAGCCCAATACCCCGCCACGCGGGAACACGGAcacacccacccactcacccacccagCCCCCGCTCTTAAAGGACGATTGGCTTGGTGCTGAAGCGACTTTAAATCTGCGGGCGGCGATTATGATCACCACCGttcctcttaagcgcttactctgtgcccggctccgtgctaagcgccgggaggcTGGAGGACTGGCCTACTTCCCCGGACCGCCCCCACCTCGGGGCCCGCGACGGGCAgaattccctccccgcccccgcaatGGGGGTCGGCGGAGGAAGGACGAGCgatcccccaccccgtcccccgctTACCATCTCCGCGATGAGGATCAGTCCCTTGCGGGTCTGCGTGTAGCCGGTGCAGGCTGCCCAGCAGTTGGGGGCCGCGTCCCTTTCCATGTCGGCCATCCCGACGGGTGGAGGCTCCAAAGCCCCTTGGGGGTCGGGGTCCGGGGGGGTGGTCCGCACGGGCAGCTCGCACACAGGCCG
This window of the Ornithorhynchus anatinus isolate Pmale09 chromosome 6, mOrnAna1.pri.v4, whole genome shotgun sequence genome carries:
- the PLP2 gene encoding proteolipid protein 2 translates to MADMERDAAPNCWAACTGYTQTRKGLILIAEMILCVVILICYGASYTVGYSTLPIVELVMAVVLFIIFMCNFHHQLNFINWFWTDFFRAAIASLLFFITSLIVLIRSRDGVAIAAGVFGFLAAVLFAYDAYTIFPSLRKRHTAAPTESPDGGV